A portion of the Edaphobacter lichenicola genome contains these proteins:
- the ftsH gene encoding ATP-dependent zinc metalloprotease FtsH, producing the protein MNSTVKQILIWVFMITCLFFLWQVVVKTTGGGQEKNISLTQLLNDADQGKIQDVVVNGAEVTGHYRDDKNLFHTTIPGNYPDMYKTLRDHGVNITIKDQSPNQWLSLLISIAPFALLLGLWFFLLRQMQSGGNKAMSFGKSRARLLSMQQKKITFKDVAGVDEAKEELKEIIEFLREAQKFQRLGGRIPKGVLLVGPPGTGKTLLARAVAGEANVPFFSISGSDFVEMFVGVGASRVRDLFEQGKKNAPCIIFIDEIDAVGRHRGAGLGGGHDEREQTLNQLLVEMDGFESNDGVILVAATNRPDVLDPALLRPGRFDRRVIVDRPDIRGREEVLKVHSKKVPMAEDVNLNVLARGTPGFSGADLANMVNEAALTAARFNRKAVHMYDFEVAKDKVMMGAERKSMLLTDEEKRVTAYHEAGHTLVSALREHSDPLHKVTIIPRGMALGVTVYLPEEDQHTVTKDYLETRLATLMGGRCAEEIFLKQMTTGAGNDIERSTDLARKMVCEFGMSKLGPMTFGKKEQEVFLGREIGQSRDFSDDTAKQIDAEVRTFVDAAYKSAYTILESNQDIMHRMAAALLERETLDAAEIKLIIEGKELPAAKSALSGVDPGNGETQKILKPEAGRKPGFGEGQPSPA; encoded by the coding sequence TTGAACTCGACCGTCAAACAAATTCTGATCTGGGTCTTCATGATCACCTGCCTGTTCTTTCTCTGGCAGGTCGTCGTTAAAACAACCGGCGGTGGTCAGGAAAAGAACATCAGCCTCACACAGTTGCTCAACGACGCGGACCAGGGCAAGATCCAGGACGTCGTAGTCAACGGCGCTGAAGTGACCGGCCACTATCGCGACGATAAAAATCTCTTCCACACCACCATTCCGGGCAACTACCCCGACATGTACAAGACGCTCCGCGATCACGGCGTCAACATCACCATCAAGGACCAGAGCCCGAACCAGTGGCTCAGCCTCTTGATCTCCATCGCGCCGTTCGCCCTGCTCCTTGGCCTCTGGTTCTTCCTCCTCCGCCAGATGCAGTCCGGCGGAAACAAGGCCATGAGCTTCGGCAAGTCGCGCGCCCGTCTGCTCTCCATGCAGCAGAAAAAGATCACCTTCAAGGATGTCGCTGGCGTCGACGAAGCCAAAGAAGAGCTTAAGGAGATCATCGAGTTCCTCCGCGAAGCTCAGAAGTTCCAGCGCCTCGGCGGCCGCATTCCCAAGGGTGTCCTCCTCGTCGGACCTCCGGGAACCGGCAAGACCCTCCTCGCCCGCGCAGTGGCCGGCGAAGCCAACGTTCCCTTCTTCTCCATCTCCGGTTCAGACTTCGTTGAGATGTTCGTCGGCGTCGGTGCAAGCCGCGTCCGCGACCTCTTCGAGCAGGGCAAGAAGAACGCCCCCTGCATCATCTTCATCGACGAAATCGACGCAGTCGGTCGTCACCGCGGCGCAGGCCTCGGCGGCGGACATGATGAGCGCGAGCAGACCCTCAACCAGCTCCTCGTCGAGATGGACGGCTTCGAGTCCAACGACGGTGTCATCCTCGTCGCCGCGACCAACCGCCCCGACGTTCTCGACCCCGCTCTTCTCCGCCCCGGCCGCTTCGATCGTCGCGTCATCGTCGATCGTCCCGACATCCGTGGCCGCGAAGAGGTTCTCAAGGTCCACTCCAAGAAGGTCCCCATGGCCGAAGACGTCAACCTCAACGTCCTCGCTCGTGGAACACCGGGCTTCTCCGGCGCCGACCTGGCCAACATGGTCAACGAGGCCGCCCTCACCGCCGCCCGCTTCAACCGCAAGGCCGTCCACATGTACGACTTTGAAGTCGCCAAGGACAAGGTCATGATGGGTGCCGAGCGCAAATCAATGCTCCTCACCGACGAAGAGAAGCGTGTCACCGCCTACCACGAGGCCGGTCACACTCTCGTCTCCGCGTTGCGCGAGCACTCTGACCCGCTCCACAAGGTCACCATCATTCCCCGCGGCATGGCTCTCGGCGTCACGGTCTACCTCCCAGAGGAAGACCAGCACACCGTCACCAAGGACTATCTCGAAACCCGCCTCGCCACCCTCATGGGCGGACGTTGCGCCGAAGAGATCTTCCTCAAACAGATGACCACCGGTGCCGGCAACGACATCGAGCGCTCCACTGACCTCGCCCGCAAGATGGTCTGCGAGTTCGGCATGTCGAAGCTCGGGCCAATGACCTTCGGCAAGAAGGAGCAGGAGGTCTTCCTTGGCCGCGAGATCGGTCAGTCCCGCGACTTCTCCGACGACACCGCCAAGCAGATCGACGCCGAGGTTCGCACCTTCGTCGACGCCGCGTACAAGTCGGCCTACACCATCCTCGAGTCGAACCAGGACATCATGCACCGCATGGCAGCCGCCCTGCTGGAGCGCGAGACCCTGGACGCCGCCGAGATCAAGTTGATCATTGAAGGCAAGGAACTCCCCGCCGCCAAATCAGCGCTCTCCGGCGTAGACCCAGGCAACGGCGAAACCCAGAAGATCCTCAAGCCAGAAGCAGGCCGCAAGCCCGGCTTCGGCGAAGGCCAACCAAGCCCAGCCTAA
- a CDS encoding DsrE family protein, whose translation MIRRLFLSRLAQFAAAPLVVAGGSVLDAQGQAVHKSLKIMMKSAWGSDDPTKAAFPFLHGLALAEAGHEVQFFLLGEAVGLMRKTLANAVTPVGWPPVGETLDKLAARHISIYACGTCSRARGVTEADLSNYGAKFGNPTIFVSLVEWADRVITE comes from the coding sequence ATGATACGTCGATTGTTTCTGTCGAGGCTTGCGCAGTTCGCGGCTGCGCCGCTTGTGGTGGCGGGTGGTTCTGTTCTGGATGCTCAAGGGCAGGCGGTGCACAAGTCGCTGAAGATCATGATGAAGAGCGCGTGGGGCTCGGATGATCCGACCAAGGCAGCGTTTCCTTTTCTGCATGGGCTGGCGCTTGCGGAGGCCGGGCATGAGGTGCAGTTTTTCCTGCTGGGAGAGGCGGTTGGACTGATGCGGAAGACGCTGGCTAATGCAGTGACGCCGGTGGGATGGCCTCCGGTGGGGGAGACGCTGGATAAGCTCGCTGCGAGGCATATTTCGATCTACGCTTGCGGCACGTGCTCTCGTGCGCGGGGCGTGACAGAGGCGGACTTGAGCAACTATGGGGCGAAGTTTGGTAACCCGACGATATTCGTTTCGTTGGTGGAATGGGCTGATCGGGTGATCACTGAGTAG
- a CDS encoding carboxypeptidase-like regulatory domain-containing protein codes for MRSFMLRICFAVLIISTSCSARSEFQIASITGTVTDVTGAAIPKSKVALEPTNGPVIKAITDNAGHFEISAPPGEYILTASAVAFRTTKKAVHLSAVAPATRISKHVHI; via the coding sequence ATGCGTTCCTTCATGCTCCGCATATGTTTTGCTGTGCTGATAATTTCTACCTCGTGTTCAGCACGATCTGAGTTCCAGATCGCCAGTATCACCGGAACCGTAACAGACGTAACCGGCGCAGCAATTCCCAAATCTAAAGTCGCTTTGGAACCAACCAACGGCCCCGTTATAAAGGCAATAACCGATAACGCAGGCCACTTTGAAATTTCAGCTCCGCCTGGCGAATACATCTTAACCGCCTCTGCTGTGGCCTTTCGAACCACTAAGAAAGCGGTCCATCTCTCCGCCGTAGCGCCAGCCACAAGAATCTCGAAGCATGTCCACATCTAA
- a CDS encoding DUF4260 domain-containing protein, protein MLTRPAILLRAEEAVLLTLTIFAYQHLHCSWLLFALLFLTPDLFMLGYLINTRIGAATYNFAHTLTLALALLLLSYTEHWQQATAFALIWVAHIAFDRLLGYGLKYPASFKDTHLQRIA, encoded by the coding sequence ATGCTGACCCGACCCGCCATCCTTCTCCGCGCCGAAGAAGCCGTTCTCCTAACCCTCACCATCTTCGCCTACCAGCATCTTCACTGCAGCTGGCTCCTCTTCGCGCTCCTCTTCCTCACCCCAGACCTCTTCATGCTCGGCTACCTCATCAACACCCGCATCGGTGCCGCAACCTACAACTTCGCCCATACCCTCACCCTTGCTCTCGCCCTCCTGCTCCTCAGTTACACCGAGCACTGGCAGCAAGCGACAGCCTTCGCACTCATCTGGGTCGCCCACATCGCCTTCGACCGCCTCCTCGGCTACGGCCTCAAATACCCCGCATCCTTCAAGGACACCCACCTTCAGCGCATCGCTTGA
- the ispF gene encoding 2-C-methyl-D-erythritol 2,4-cyclodiphosphate synthase, with protein sequence MGMRIGYGFDSHAFKAGVPLVIGGLAIEHPEGLAGHSDGDVLLHAITDALLGAVSAGDIGTFFPPSDPRWKGAASSVFLKTALEEVATAGYKIVNIDSVLVMAKPKIVPIAGELRESVAALLGVQPGEVGIKAKTPEGLNQDNVAVAHVTVLLESLGIPESVGAMVAVADVDDEIDVVVKGLVGETRGVSALGRKVTPFDTDDLT encoded by the coding sequence ATGGGCATGAGGATTGGTTACGGATTTGACTCGCACGCGTTCAAGGCAGGAGTGCCGCTGGTGATTGGGGGGCTTGCGATTGAGCATCCTGAAGGGTTGGCGGGTCACTCGGATGGCGATGTGCTGCTGCATGCGATTACGGATGCTCTGCTGGGTGCGGTGAGTGCGGGGGATATTGGGACGTTCTTTCCGCCGAGCGACCCGCGGTGGAAGGGTGCGGCGTCGAGCGTGTTTTTGAAGACGGCGCTGGAGGAAGTGGCGACGGCGGGGTACAAGATCGTCAATATCGATTCGGTGCTGGTGATGGCGAAGCCGAAGATTGTGCCGATTGCTGGGGAGTTGCGCGAGAGCGTGGCGGCGCTTTTGGGAGTGCAGCCCGGTGAGGTGGGGATCAAGGCAAAGACGCCGGAGGGGTTGAACCAGGACAATGTCGCGGTGGCGCATGTGACGGTGCTGCTGGAGAGTCTGGGCATTCCAGAGTCTGTGGGCGCGATGGTGGCCGTGGCTGATGTTGATGATGAGATCGATGTGGTGGTGAAAGGGCTGGTTGGGGAGACGCGAGGTGTCTCGGCGCTGGGGCGGAAGGTGACTCCGTTTGATACGGATGATCTGACTTAG
- the lptE gene encoding LPS assembly lipoprotein LptE produces MRLLTPILLLALTGCGYHQAGSATHIPIDVRTLSVPIFTTNAQAFHTEMAFTDATIRELNTRTKYHILNTDSDSADATLHGTILSQTVAPLTYDANTGQSSSYLITITAKAVLTAHDGRILYRNDSFVYHEQYQSTQDLSGFIQEDNHAVNRVAKEFAQALVSDMLESF; encoded by the coding sequence ATGCGCCTCCTCACCCCGATCCTCCTTCTCGCGCTCACCGGCTGTGGTTACCACCAGGCCGGCTCCGCCACCCACATCCCCATCGACGTCCGCACCCTCTCCGTACCCATCTTCACCACCAACGCCCAGGCCTTCCACACCGAGATGGCCTTCACCGACGCCACCATCCGCGAGCTCAACACCCGCACCAAATACCACATCCTCAACACCGACTCCGACTCCGCCGACGCCACCCTCCACGGCACCATCCTCTCCCAGACCGTCGCCCCCCTCACCTACGACGCCAACACCGGCCAATCCTCCAGCTACCTCATCACCATCACCGCCAAAGCCGTCCTCACCGCCCACGACGGCCGTATCCTCTACCGCAACGACTCCTTCGTCTACCACGAGCAGTACCAGTCCACCCAGGACCTCAGCGGCTTCATCCAGGAAGATAACCACGCCGTCAACCGTGTCGCAAAAGAGTTCGCCCAGGCCCTCGTAAGCGATATGCTGGAGTCCTTCTAA
- the sseA gene encoding 3-mercaptopyruvate sulfurtransferase, with protein MNPLVTPAWLAARLQDPNIIILDATLPPVGVTPPIDTQARYLAQHIPGAIFFDIEDLSDHATTLPHMLPTPEAFSHSMSALGVSDTSTIVIYEQQGVFSAPRAWWMLRTFGAQNVYILDGGLRAWTDSNLPTESGPVHRALASFHAKLNRNAVADLAQLKDRLAQHQQILDARSAPRFNGTAPEPRPGLSSGHMPGATNIPFTELAEDGRLKPADKLREYFATKNVDLAQPITTTCGSGVTAAVIALSLEIAGAKDVTLYDGSWAEYAQHPDSVIEKTS; from the coding sequence ATGAACCCCCTAGTCACCCCAGCATGGCTGGCCGCCCGCCTGCAGGATCCCAACATCATCATCCTCGACGCCACCCTCCCGCCAGTAGGCGTCACGCCCCCCATCGACACCCAGGCCCGCTACCTCGCCCAGCACATCCCCGGCGCCATCTTCTTCGACATCGAAGACCTTTCCGACCACGCCACCACCCTCCCCCACATGCTCCCCACGCCCGAAGCCTTCTCCCACAGCATGTCCGCCCTCGGCGTCTCCGACACCAGCACCATCGTCATCTACGAGCAGCAAGGCGTCTTCTCCGCCCCCCGAGCCTGGTGGATGCTCCGCACCTTCGGCGCCCAAAACGTCTACATCCTCGACGGCGGCCTCCGCGCCTGGACCGACTCCAACCTCCCTACCGAATCCGGCCCCGTCCACCGCGCCCTCGCCAGCTTCCACGCCAAACTCAACCGCAACGCCGTAGCCGATCTCGCCCAACTCAAAGATCGCCTTGCCCAGCACCAGCAGATCCTCGACGCCCGCTCCGCCCCCCGCTTCAACGGCACCGCACCCGAGCCTCGTCCCGGCCTGAGCTCCGGCCACATGCCCGGCGCCACCAACATCCCCTTCACCGAACTCGCCGAAGACGGCCGCCTCAAACCAGCCGACAAACTCCGCGAATACTTCGCCACCAAAAACGTCGATCTCGCCCAGCCAATCACCACCACCTGCGGCTCCGGCGTCACCGCCGCAGTCATCGCCCTGAGCCTGGAGATCGCCGGCGCAAAAGACGTAACCCTCTACGACGGCTCCTGGGCCGAATACGCCCAACACCCCGACTCCGTCATCGAAAAAACCAGCTAG
- the ispD gene encoding 2-C-methyl-D-erythritol 4-phosphate cytidylyltransferase has protein sequence MRVFVILPAAGIGTRMAAGAAPHVAPKQFLEIGGVPVLIRSLKAFLAVPRVDAVCVAVRAHERERVESQMMEFKLGPRVHMVEGGDDRQHSVGNALAALECDDEDVVLVHDAVRPLIDPATIERTIDAVVKHGAAIVGLPAVDTIKQVERTADGAIVTATIPRERIVQAQTPQGARFGLMHRAFVEAEADGFSGTDEASLLERAGIEVAVVAGSARNFKITQPGDIELAEFYLGQGKP, from the coding sequence ATGCGAGTATTTGTGATTCTTCCAGCAGCGGGTATCGGGACACGTATGGCCGCCGGTGCGGCACCGCACGTGGCACCAAAACAGTTTCTTGAGATCGGCGGAGTGCCGGTACTGATTCGGTCGTTGAAGGCGTTCCTTGCGGTGCCGCGTGTGGATGCGGTTTGCGTTGCGGTGAGGGCGCATGAGCGGGAGCGGGTTGAGTCGCAGATGATGGAGTTCAAGCTGGGGCCGCGGGTGCATATGGTTGAGGGCGGCGACGACCGGCAGCACTCGGTGGGCAATGCGCTGGCGGCGCTGGAGTGTGATGACGAGGATGTCGTGCTGGTGCATGATGCGGTGCGGCCGTTGATTGATCCGGCGACGATTGAGCGGACGATTGATGCGGTGGTAAAGCATGGCGCGGCGATTGTGGGGCTGCCTGCGGTGGATACGATTAAACAAGTCGAGCGTACGGCGGATGGCGCGATTGTGACGGCGACGATTCCTAGGGAGCGGATTGTGCAGGCGCAGACGCCGCAGGGTGCGCGGTTTGGGTTGATGCACAGGGCGTTTGTGGAGGCCGAGGCCGATGGATTTTCCGGGACCGATGAGGCGAGTCTGCTGGAGCGGGCCGGGATTGAGGTCGCGGTGGTGGCGGGATCGGCGAGGAACTTCAAGATTACGCAGCCGGGGGATATTGAGCTGGCGGAGTTTTATCTGGGGCAGGGAAAGCCGTAA
- a CDS encoding DsrE family protein — MVRRLFLSRFARLVALPVALGGGSLMGQVPHKTLKIMMKSAWGSDDPTKAAFPFLHGLALSEAGHEVQFFLLGEAVGLMRKTLANAVTPVGWPPVGETLDKLAAKHIQIYACGTCSRARGVTEADLNNYGAKFGNPTIFVSLVEWADRVITE, encoded by the coding sequence ATGGTGCGTCGACTCTTTTTGTCACGATTTGCGCGATTGGTGGCTCTGCCTGTCGCTTTGGGTGGTGGGTCTCTTATGGGGCAAGTTCCGCACAAGACTCTGAAGATCATGATGAAGAGTGCGTGGGGTTCCGACGATCCCACCAAAGCAGCGTTTCCCTTTCTGCATGGGCTGGCGCTCTCGGAAGCTGGGCATGAGGTGCAGTTTTTTCTGCTGGGGGAGGCGGTTGGATTGATGCGAAAGACTCTCGCCAACGCGGTCACACCGGTCGGATGGCCCCCTGTGGGAGAGACGCTGGATAAGCTTGCTGCGAAGCATATTCAGATCTACGCTTGCGGGACGTGCTCCCGTGCCAGAGGCGTGACTGAGGCGGATCTGAATAACTATGGCGCGAAGTTTGGTAACCCGACGATATTTGTGTCGTTAGTTGAGTGGGCGGACCGGGTGATCACGGAGTAG
- a CDS encoding manganese catalase family protein has protein sequence MYHHVKKLMYTVTIGEPDVRFGNMLLEQFGGANGELAAAMQYTIQGWNCVDDLGRRDLLLDIGTEELSHLEVVGALIRMHLKPMKTNREAAEADPLVTIAGGGGVGLFDSMGNAWTANYLQITGEVDVDLRSNIAAEARAKIVYERLIDHTDDPGSIDTLQFLMTREITHMKAFQAALDSIEKSPFSVGLLKPTPGIVDEYFNGSTGDGSEGETDMRGPWTSSFGLHPVESQMNGGKGLSVGDIDGKISGEDRGKQDEAQKATTSAADEALGKQLAGAGAK, from the coding sequence ATGTATCACCATGTCAAAAAGCTGATGTACACCGTAACTATTGGAGAGCCGGATGTCCGGTTCGGCAATATGTTGTTAGAGCAGTTTGGGGGCGCGAACGGGGAGCTGGCCGCTGCGATGCAGTACACAATCCAGGGATGGAACTGTGTGGACGATCTGGGGCGAAGAGATTTGCTGCTGGATATCGGGACGGAGGAGTTGAGCCATCTGGAGGTCGTTGGAGCGCTGATTCGGATGCATTTGAAACCGATGAAGACGAATCGAGAGGCGGCTGAGGCCGATCCGCTGGTGACGATCGCCGGAGGTGGCGGGGTTGGGTTGTTTGATTCGATGGGGAATGCGTGGACGGCGAATTATCTGCAGATCACCGGCGAGGTTGATGTCGATCTGAGGAGCAATATCGCGGCCGAGGCTCGGGCAAAGATCGTGTATGAGCGATTGATCGACCATACCGACGATCCAGGATCGATCGATACGCTGCAGTTTCTGATGACGCGTGAGATTACGCATATGAAGGCGTTTCAGGCGGCGTTGGACAGCATTGAGAAGTCTCCTTTTTCGGTTGGGCTGTTGAAGCCTACGCCGGGGATTGTGGACGAGTACTTCAATGGGTCGACTGGTGATGGCAGCGAAGGAGAGACGGATATGCGCGGGCCGTGGACCTCTTCGTTTGGTCTGCATCCGGTGGAGTCGCAGATGAATGGCGGCAAGGGGCTTTCGGTTGGCGACATTGATGGAAAGATCAGTGGCGAGGATCGAGGCAAGCAGGATGAGGCTCAGAAGGCTACTACTTCGGCGGCGGATGAGGCGTTGGGTAAGCAGCTGGCTGGTGCGGGTGCGAAGTAA
- the tilS gene encoding tRNA lysidine(34) synthetase TilS yields MPTTLPFARTNIQPGDRICVAISGGADSVALLLTLHAANNTPRESLGIGLSAVHVHHGLRGDEADADQRFVEDLCLAHDIPLHLHQASVPNRVAETRETIEEAARAIRYEYFTTLLASGHADTVLTAHNAEDQSETVLMKLLRGAWTEGLSAIHPIVTLAKGKILRPFLNTHRADIEAYLTQLHQPWRNDSTNTDTAYTRNKIRHELLPQLRTYNPNLDQTLANLAELAREEEARWQVELNRLLPQLLLPGKPVRGGGRAVSTTPGSAAVSIELDRLRALDPALRRRVLRAAARQLGARLSFDETSRLLSLCGFRTDPTVAARTGTTLHLPNNLRADRSPRELRLFRQQ; encoded by the coding sequence ATGCCGACCACCCTTCCCTTCGCCCGCACCAACATCCAACCCGGCGACCGCATCTGCGTAGCCATCTCTGGCGGCGCAGACTCCGTCGCGCTCCTCCTCACTCTCCATGCCGCAAACAACACCCCACGCGAATCCCTCGGCATCGGCCTCTCCGCAGTCCACGTCCATCACGGCCTTCGCGGCGACGAAGCCGACGCCGACCAGCGCTTCGTCGAAGATCTCTGCCTCGCCCATGACATCCCCCTCCATCTCCATCAAGCCAGCGTCCCCAACCGCGTAGCCGAAACCCGCGAGACCATCGAGGAGGCCGCCCGCGCCATCCGCTACGAGTACTTCACCACCCTGCTCGCCTCAGGCCACGCCGACACCGTCCTCACCGCCCACAACGCCGAAGACCAGTCCGAAACCGTCCTCATGAAACTCCTCCGAGGTGCATGGACCGAAGGCCTCAGCGCCATCCACCCCATCGTCACCCTCGCAAAAGGAAAGATCCTCCGCCCCTTCCTGAACACCCACCGCGCCGACATCGAGGCCTACCTCACCCAACTCCATCAACCCTGGCGCAACGACTCCACCAACACCGACACCGCCTACACCCGCAACAAGATCCGCCACGAGCTTCTCCCCCAACTCCGCACCTACAACCCGAACCTCGACCAAACCCTCGCCAACCTCGCCGAACTAGCCCGCGAAGAGGAAGCTCGTTGGCAAGTCGAACTCAATCGCCTACTCCCCCAACTCCTCCTCCCGGGCAAACCCGTCCGAGGCGGTGGCCGCGCTGTCAGCACCACCCCAGGCTCAGCCGCTGTCTCCATCGAACTCGACCGCCTCCGCGCACTCGACCCCGCCCTTCGACGCCGTGTCCTCCGCGCCGCAGCCCGGCAACTCGGCGCCCGCCTCAGCTTCGACGAAACCTCACGCCTCCTCAGCCTCTGCGGCTTCCGCACCGACCCCACCGTAGCCGCCCGCACCGGAACCACACTCCATCTCCCTAACAATCTCCGCGCCGACCGCTCCCCCCGCGAACTCCGCCTCTTCCGCCAACAATAG
- a CDS encoding Fpg/Nei family DNA glycosylase: protein MPELPDITAYLSALEPRIVGQSLTQLRIASPFLLRTVQPSIEETEGRTIRALHRIGKRIVFEFDNGLWLVLHLMIAGRLHWRPLGAKLGGRNNLAAFDFPNGSLVLTEAGSKRRASLHLFANEAAAKEINPGGIEVLTTDLADFRTALTAENRTLKRALTDPRILSGIGNAYSDEILHAAQLSPILQTHKLTDEQWQRLHTATRDTLNLWISRLNAEAAEAFPEKVTAFRKDMAVHGRYLQPCPTCGQPIQRIRYADNETNYCAQCQTGGKVLADRSLSRLLGKDWPRTLDELEALKKH from the coding sequence ATGCCGGAACTCCCCGACATCACGGCCTACCTGTCCGCTCTGGAGCCACGCATAGTAGGCCAATCCTTAACCCAACTCCGCATAGCCAGCCCATTCCTCCTCCGCACCGTCCAGCCCAGCATTGAAGAGACCGAAGGCCGCACCATCCGCGCCCTCCACCGCATCGGCAAGCGCATCGTCTTCGAATTCGACAACGGCCTCTGGCTCGTCCTTCATCTCATGATCGCCGGCCGCCTCCACTGGCGCCCTCTCGGCGCAAAACTCGGCGGCCGCAACAACCTCGCCGCCTTCGACTTCCCCAACGGCTCTCTCGTCCTCACCGAAGCAGGCTCCAAGCGCCGCGCCTCCCTCCACCTCTTCGCCAACGAAGCCGCCGCCAAAGAGATCAACCCCGGCGGCATCGAAGTCCTCACCACCGACCTCGCAGACTTCCGCACCGCCCTCACCGCCGAAAACCGCACCCTCAAGCGCGCCCTCACCGACCCGCGCATCCTCTCCGGCATCGGCAACGCCTACTCCGACGAGATCCTCCACGCCGCTCAACTCTCACCCATTCTCCAAACCCACAAACTCACCGACGAGCAATGGCAGCGCCTCCACACGGCCACCCGCGACACCCTCAATCTCTGGATATCCCGCCTCAACGCTGAAGCCGCCGAAGCCTTCCCCGAAAAAGTCACAGCCTTCCGCAAGGATATGGCCGTCCACGGCCGCTACCTACAGCCATGCCCCACTTGCGGCCAACCCATCCAACGCATCCGCTACGCCGACAACGAGACCAACTACTGCGCTCAATGCCAGACCGGCGGCAAGGTCCTTGCCGACCGCAGCCTCTCCCGCCTCCTCGGCAAAGACTGGCCCCGCACCCTCGACGAACTCGAAGCCCTGAAAAAACACTGA
- the holA gene encoding DNA polymerase III subunit delta — MASLKSFASPLRSFASTDRFVAEIASPATLRPAYVLLGDEVFLYDRCRKAVLATLAPEDTRDFCLQDLDLADTSIFEILDRAQTPSLMAPFQVLFVRNLKTLYGRGSKKEEFAAIDAYFRSPNPQALILFVADHLRIPTDLRKMDYQDKERFEKIRETLGDSCGFVELARVEDTDAIKWVTTSAESRSVKFDPDAARELVDSLGADMMLIASEFEKLCLYVQGKQLLLNPQISPSTNSDREKSTTELGNPIRLGPSTITLGDVETMVLAAKQRSLYELTDAISAKDRPRALLLLHGLLNASDGGEDAAIGHLYMLARTFRQMLIISEKNVRDPRAIWQVLWQGFRMPPFAAEDLIKQARRYKSRRELTRAIRLVARADLELRSSPANKLLVLERLILDLSTESKPTPYDPSHQFAMEL, encoded by the coding sequence ATGGCCTCTCTCAAGTCCTTCGCCAGCCCGCTCCGGAGCTTCGCATCAACAGATCGCTTTGTCGCAGAGATCGCCTCCCCAGCCACCCTCAGACCCGCATACGTCCTCCTCGGCGACGAGGTCTTCCTCTACGACCGCTGCCGCAAAGCCGTCCTCGCCACCCTCGCCCCCGAAGACACACGCGACTTCTGCCTCCAGGACCTCGACCTCGCCGACACCAGCATCTTCGAGATCCTCGACCGCGCCCAGACCCCCTCCCTCATGGCGCCCTTCCAGGTCCTCTTCGTCCGCAACCTCAAAACTCTCTATGGCCGCGGCAGCAAGAAAGAAGAATTCGCCGCCATCGACGCCTACTTCCGCTCGCCCAACCCTCAAGCCCTCATCCTCTTCGTAGCCGACCATCTCCGCATCCCCACCGACCTCCGCAAGATGGACTACCAGGACAAGGAGCGCTTCGAGAAGATCCGCGAGACCCTCGGCGACTCCTGCGGCTTCGTAGAACTAGCCCGCGTCGAAGATACCGACGCCATCAAGTGGGTCACCACCAGCGCCGAATCCCGCTCCGTAAAGTTCGACCCCGACGCCGCCCGCGAGTTGGTAGACTCCCTCGGCGCCGACATGATGCTCATCGCCAGCGAGTTCGAAAAACTCTGCCTGTACGTTCAGGGCAAGCAACTCCTGCTCAATCCTCAGATCTCACCCAGTACGAATTCCGACCGAGAGAAGAGCACCACCGAGCTAGGTAATCCCATCAGGCTCGGCCCATCCACCATCACCCTAGGCGACGTGGAAACCATGGTCCTCGCCGCCAAGCAGCGCTCCCTTTACGAACTCACCGACGCCATCTCCGCCAAGGACCGCCCCCGCGCCCTGCTCCTCCTCCACGGCCTCCTCAACGCCTCCGACGGTGGCGAAGACGCCGCCATCGGTCATCTCTACATGCTCGCCCGCACCTTCCGCCAGATGCTCATCATCTCCGAGAAAAACGTACGCGACCCCCGCGCCATCTGGCAGGTCTTATGGCAGGGTTTCCGCATGCCACCCTTCGCCGCCGAAGACCTCATCAAACAAGCTCGCCGCTACAAATCTCGCCGCGAACTAACCCGCGCTATCCGCCTCGTAGCCCGAGCCGACCTCGAACTCCGTAGCTCCCCCGCCAACAAGCTCCTCGTCCTCGAGCGCCTCATCCTCGACCTCTCCACCGAATCCAAACCCACCCCCTACGACCCCTCCCACCAATTCGCCATGGAGTTATAG